A stretch of Coccidioides posadasii str. Silveira chromosome 2, complete sequence DNA encodes these proteins:
- a CDS encoding uncharacterized protein (EggNog:ENOG410PFU1~COG:H~BUSCO:7924at33183) — MPPVPITIVTGFLGSGKTTLLLNLIPQLPPTYRLALLKNEFGDVAVDSQLASANSISGVRELLNGCICCNLVGQLSDALLQLRDQIQPDRIVIETSGSAFPATLAMEVNRLSHETRGEFVLDGVVSVIDVENWEGYEDTSYTAKLQAKYTDLIVFNKWEDVSELRFDLCLDRVGDLEVQTPWVKSARGKVDKDVLLGIDGALLAKEAADKGHAGLDLMLMGGVKEYEQAHAHDHQSEVEVLSASLTSPDSSAVVELSSLTKLLHSAPKDEVYRIKGIVRCSSDNPPQDSSGDRAPAVNCSTSGSSISDGNKIRNYILNWAFGRWTFTPSPNISKSTETESNNKDVVRMTLILARYESSKWKKKLEGSGLIELAGEAKDSAMLSIEKVN, encoded by the coding sequence ATGCCTCCGGTACCCATCACAATCGTCACTGGCTTCCTAGGGTCCGGCAAGACCACCCTTCTCCTCAATCTCATCCCGCAATTACCTCCCACCTACCGCCTTGCCCTCCTCAAAAACGAATTCGGCGATGTCGCCGTTGACTCCCAGCTCGCCTCTGCAAATTCCATATCCGGGGTCCGCGAACTTCTTAACGGGTGTATATGCTGCAATCTTGTGGGCCAATTAAGTGATGCGCTTCTCCAGCTGCGCGACCAGATCCAGCCCGATCGCATTGTGATCGAGACGAGCGGGAGCGCGTTCCCTGCAACCCTGGCGATGGAGGTGAATCGCTTGTCGCACGAGACGCGAGGAGAGTTTGTGCTCGACGGGGTGGTTAGTGTGATTGACGTGGAGAATTGGGAAGGTTACGAGGATACTTCGTACACGGCGAAGTTGCAGGCGAAGTATACAGACTTGATCGTTTTCAATAAGTGGGAAGATGTTTCAGAGTTGAGATTCGACTTGTGTCTGGACAGAGTGGGCGATTTGGAGGTGCAGACCCCGTGGGTCAAGTCTGCCAGGGGGAAGGTGGATAAAGATGTGTTGCTGGGGATCGATGGGGCATTGTTGGCGAAGGAGGCTGCGGATAAGGGACATGCGGGCTTGGATTTGATGCTTATGGGTGGGGTCAAGGAGTATGAACAGGCTCATGCTCATGATCACCAGTCGGAGGTGGAAGTACTTTCCGCGTCTCTTACGAGTCCTGATTCGTCAGCTGTAGTCGAGCTGTCCTCTCTTACCAAGCTCCTGCATTCCGCACCAAAGGATGAAGTCTACAGAATAAAAGGCATTGTTCGCTGTTCATCAGATAATCCTCCGCAGGACTCCTCTGGCGATCGTGCGCCCGCCGTCAACTGCTCAACGAGTGGCTCTTCCATTTCAGATGGAAACAAGATAAGAAATTACATTCTCAACTGGGCATTCGGAAGGTGGACATTCACTCCTTCGCCCAATATCTCCAAAAGTACAGAAACCGAATCCAATAATAAGGACGTTGTTCGAATGACTCTCATCCTAGCGAGATATGAATCCAGCAAGTGGAAGAAGAAGCTAGAAGGAAGCGGCCTTATCGAGCTTGCTGGAGAAGCGAAAGACTCTGCTATGCTGTCCATTGAGAAAGTCAACTAG
- a CDS encoding uncharacterized protein (EggNog:ENOG410QEDH~COG:S~BUSCO:14268at33183), with amino-acid sequence MAETQAQQPQEPQKPQQPLSQTWEQPSHSAITVRRSEILASGSDVAAPTFCLTAIAAHDIPANSLFAVNTSTTLASSKDYSTVQISTKEHIRLNSDLLYCNHSCDPNVRFVTSTLTTNSKTELETPVAGVLEVWSLRDIPAGEELRFFYPSTEWEMSQPFRCSCGAEDCLGWVDGAKNTPAKVLERYWLSGHIAALVAERERLN; translated from the coding sequence ATGGCAGAGACGCAAGCCCAGCAACCGCAGGAACCGCAAAAGCCACAACAGCCCTTGTCGCAAACATGGGAGCAGCCTTCGCATTCAGCAATCACAGTCCGTCGGTCAGAGATTCTCGCCTCCGGCTCCGACGTTGCTGCGCCTACTTTCTGTTTAACTGCAATCGCCGCGCATGACATCCCCGCGAACTCCCTATTCGCAGTGAACACATCCACCACACTGGCTTCCTCAAAGGACTACTCGACCGTCCAGATCTCCACGAAGGAACATATCAGACTAAACTCGGACCTCCTATACTGCAATCATTCATGTGATCCTAACGTTCGATTCGTCACCTCGACGCTTACTACCAACTCCAAAACAGAACTGGAGACCCCTGTTGCCGGCGTTCTCGAAGTGTGGAGTCTCAGAGACATCCCCGCTGGCGAGGAATTGAGGTTTTTCTATCCGAGTACGGAGTGGGAGATGTCCCAGCCTTTCCGATGTTCATGTGGTGCCGAGGACTGTCTGGGCTGGGTCGATGGGGCGAAAAACACACCGGCGAAAGTGCTGGAGAGATACTGGCTGAGTGGACATATCGCGGCATTGGTTgctgagagagagagattgaACTGA
- a CDS encoding uncharacterized protein (EggNog:ENOG410PTYB), whose protein sequence is MFCASLRKRPLWRIVGPVLASTGSPKLRETKLGTHDFQLPLNVRGTGSQRILHVLLLTPASVRDAVKDDTVTRLERFIALAIESDLVIALLLSEEKATGSKSQKADMMPLLLLQKLMLEHLPISLPVIPIQHPELLVPALQSHLKETSREIQQTFSCAPADLVPYCTATDPYRPLDQHTVNILSDLFPTVRDLCLGVRTDTGRRLLREYFDPQAVQGILSFWAGSSNDI, encoded by the exons ATGTTTTGCGCGTCTTTGAGAAAACGTCCGCTGTGGCGTATTGTTGGCCCTGTCCTCGCCTCCACAGGGTCACCGAAATTGAGAG AAACGAAACTAGGCACACACGATTTCCAACTGCCATTGAATGTTCGTGGAACTGGAAGCCAGAGAATCCTCCATGTCTTGCTCCTTACGCCAGCATCTGTCAGGGATGCAGTGAAAGACGATACAGTCACCCGTCTAGAACGGTTTATTGCATTGGCTATCGAGAGCGACCTTGTCATAGCTCTTTTGCTCTCGGAGGAAAAGGCCACTGGATCCAAGAGCCAAAAAGCGGACATGATGCCCCTTCTTCTGCTACAAAAGCT CATGCTTGAGCATTTACCAATAAGCCTTCCGGTTATCCCCATCCAGCATCCAGAGTTGCTCGTACCGGCTTTACAATCACATCTCAAGGAAACCTCTCGCGAGATCCAGCAGACATTCTCATGTGCTCCGGCAGATCTAGTCCCATACTGCACAGCCACAGATCCTTACCGCCCTTTAGATCAACACACAGTTAATATTCTCAGTGATCTATTTCCGACAGTGCGAGATCTGTGTTTGGGAGTGAGAACGGACACAGGACGACGGCTTTTGAGGGAGTATTTTGATCCACAGGCAGTACAAGGTATTCTGTCATTCTGGGCAGGGTCTTCAAATGACATTTGA
- the PFA4 gene encoding Palmitoyltransferase (EggNog:ENOG410PM4A~COG:S~TransMembrane:3 (o13-34i149-168o188-210i)), which produces MPTSMGGFAASQLAVPAVCTLIAFLSYTSQYLFYEIDPGPLSKSESIKFNALVVCIWICYARACATDPGSVPAGWKPAVSDETSGTHLEGDPALMSRSRQRWCRRCEAFKPPRAHHCKSCQKCIPKMDHHCPWTNNCVSHFTYPHFLRFVLYAVISMIYLEIFLYDRVSIVWSNRNLPIYLGPSLRQLGHLFLLVMVNSMVLFALSVLLLRTIWMLLQNQTTIEGWEIERHRALLRRARVFGGYLDGPDGTKVRIEKQEFPFDIGIWENIQAGMGGSANVLSWFWPFSRTPLPGTGLDFEINGLDDPSLSWPPPDPDRMYRHVLPSENDNVMILDQQQNFSQNAIDAFRRRQELDYKRHQLDLGVQRRKPFHERYMQNIDDSISDGNDSIKDYYSSDSGEEGWRNSDGDRLRDFGVDEEAEFYDEDDIPLAVLIQRKNQAKEKSLAVGA; this is translated from the exons ATGCCAACCAGCATGGGTGGATTCGCCGCGTCCCAACTTGCTGTGCCGGCTGTGTGCACCCTAATTGCTTTCCTTTCTTACACTTCCCAGTATCTGTTCTACGAAATAGATCCCGGCCCCCTTTCCAAATCTGAGTCCATCAAATTCAACGCCTTGGTCGTGTGCATTTGGATATGCTATGCAAGAGCGTGTGCGACCGATCCCGGCAGCGTCCCCGCTGGCTGGAAGCCGGCTGTCTCCGATGAGACATCTGGAACCCATCTTGAGGGTGATCCAGCCCTCATGTCGCGCAGCAGGCAAAGGTGGTGCCGGAGATGCGAGGCATTCAAGCCGCCAAGGGCGCATCATTGCAAATCCTGTCAGAA GTGTATTCCGAAGATGGACCATCACTGTCCTTGGACAAACAACTGTGTGTCTCATTTTACATACCCACATTTCCTTCGGTTTGTCTTATATGCGGTTATTTCGATGATCTATCTTGAAATCTTTTTATATGATCGGGTATCCATTGTATGGAGCAACAGAAATTTACCTATC TATCTTGGCCCTTCTCTACGGCAATTAGGGCATTTGTTCTTACTCGTAATGGTTAATTCAATGGTCCTTTTTGCCCTGTCTGTTTTGCTCCTGAGAACCATCTGGATGCTACTACAAAACCAGACTACAATTGAAGGATGGGAAATTGAACGACATCGAGCCTTATTGCGGCGGGCTCGCGTGTTCGGAGGCTACCTTGACGGCCCGGATGGTACTAAAGTTCGGATTGAAAAGCAAGAGTTTCCATTCGATATTGGAATATGGGAGAATATCCAAGCGGGTATGGGAGGCAGTGCTAAT GTTCTAAGCTGGTTTTGGCCCTTCTCTAGGACTCCGCTTCCTGGCACTGGGCTAGATTTTGAAATCAACGGGCTTGATG ATCCCTCTCTCTCCTGGCCACCTCCAGATCCAGATCGAATGTACCGACATGTTCTCCCCAGTGAAAACGACAACGTCATGATACTTGATCAGCAGCAAAACTTCAGCCAAAACGCCATTGATGCGTTCAGGCGTCGACAAGAATTAGATTACAAGCGCCATCAATTGGACTTAGGCGTCCAGCGGCGTAAACCTTTCCATGAGAGATATATGCAAAATATAGATGATTCTATATCGGATGGAAATGACTCTataaaagattattactCGTCGGACAGCGGCGAAGAAGGGTGGCGGAATTCGGATGGAGATCGATTACGCGACTTTGGAGTTGACGAGGAAGCTGAATTCTATGACGAGGATGATATTCCGTTGGCAGTTCTGATTCAACGGAAAAATCAGGCCAAGGAGAAATCTCTCGCCGTTGGCGCCTGA
- a CDS encoding uncharacterized protein (EggNog:ENOG410PMDG~COG:L), protein MLAAAEKKLQSDFVSSKGMVAHPVGTSVRVSGFLKYLPVRRQMVLKSLSKIVSRIKKALQNYALSRPCVRLSLKISRQKRGFAWIYAPKQSPSVADAISKIIGAEVAAHCLEQSLTYNDPNPENSDEGKSTAQVHAVIPKLDADISKLENKGQFIFVDGRPLSTSKGIAKDLVKIYKSYINRTFGRPSTSAITDPFMYLYLSCPPGIYDVNVDPSKDDVLFADSRSILCLAEDLFGKMYDNEQLGDERQSETYRGSHQQEEMFRGTSDTEGNLFKRPEPTMIFPLPEQRRLRRPSPGKLHAHSRQKRECAHKEKHATDVALNPWTLARRTSTQRHRDPNSHLLTPSRSPQSLIDNVSVPQNGRRSANRTPHLAISPGAIDNVEVSPIQTKTLKIKSHRKRMHRGSRKPEGECGVSIYKHAINRAQSDFGTSPDKTPNSVATSQHLENEALQIALSERFGKWTPGLNIGSLVSPAVTERGGTLPFPVKTNIQNGTLPGTLRPTHSHPEFLYSECHKKLAVHPQCMVEQEMHQPKSKIDSLNAPYPTRSATFIMSPKAQSVVAKDSAMLIRKATKLPFNTPQAHSQTIQYQNQREIRDERMPGQEETLKVSTIHHLATSQVDTTAEVELLNRQLCGIDSYIQTGNISPALVEPCPASTIEQWRATILDFITGQFRSESTDVCTRLYLDSNSLFPTV, encoded by the exons ATGCTTGCGGCCGCGGAGAAAAAGTTGCAGTCTGACTTTGTTAGTAGCAAAGGAATGGTTGCGCATCCGGTTGGAACATCAGTCCGGGTGTCCGGTTTCCTGAAGTATCTGCCTGTTCGGAGGCAGATGGTCTTAAAGTCTTTATCGAAGATTGTCTCACGAATAAAAAAGGCCCTCCAAAACTATGCGCTATCTCGACCGTGCGTCAGGCTCTCTCTTAAGATTTCGAGGCAAAAGAGGGGATTTGCATGGATATATGCTCCGAAGCAAAGCCCATCCGTGGCCGATGCTATTTCTAAAATCATCGGCGCGGAAGTGGCTGCCCACTGTCTAGAACAATCGTTAACTTACAATGACCCTAATCCTGAGAATAGTGATGAGGGTAAATCGACTGCTCAGGTCCATGCCGTGATTCCAAAATTGGACGCTG ATATATCCAAACTGGAAAACAAAGGTCAATTCATATTTGTTGATGGCCGACCGTTGTCCACGTCAAAAGGCATAGCGAAAGATTTAGTCAAGATCTATAAATCATATATTAATCGTACCTTTGGGCGTCCATCTACATCAGCAATTACGGACCCTTTTATGTACCTATACCTCTCCTGCCCTCCAGGAATCTATGATGTTAATGTGGACCCATCGAAAGACGACGTGTTGTTTGCGGACTCCAGATCAATTCTATGCCTTGCAGAGGATCTGTTTGGAAAAATGTACGACAACGAGCAACTGGGTGATGAGAGGCAAAGCGAAACATATCGCGGCAGCcatcaacaagaagaaatgtTTCGCGGCACCAGTGATACGGAGGGGAATTTATTTAAAAGGCCAGAGCCTACCATGATATTTCCTCTTCCTGAGCAGCGTCGGCTAAGAAGACCGTCCCCCGGTAAATTGCACGCACATTCAAGGCAAAAAAGGGAATGTGCACACAAGGAAAAGCACGCTACGGATGTAGCGTTGAATCCGTGGACGCTAGCAAGGCGAACCTCTACCCAGAGACATCGAGATCCCAACTCTCACTTGCTAACTCCTTCCCGAAGTCCACAGTCACTCATCGACAATGTCTCTGTTCCTCAAAATGGGCGTAGGTCTGCAAACAGAACTCCGCACTTAGCAATCTCTCCTGGAGCAATTGACAATGTTGAAGTGTCCCCGATCCAAACGAAGACATTAAAGATCAAATCGCACCGTAAAAGGATGCATCGAGGATCTCGCAAACCGGAAGGGGAATGTGGTGTTTCGATATACAAGCATGCCATTAATCGGGCCCAAAGTGACTTTGGAACATCCCCCGACAAAACCCCTAACTCCGTTGCAACCTCGCAACACTTGGAAAATGAAGCCCTCCAAATTGCACTATCTGAACGATTTGGGAAATGGACTCCTGGATTGAACATTGGTTCTCTAGTGTCTCCTGCTGTAACAGAGAGGGGTGGGACACTCCCATTTCCGGTGAAAACAAACAttcaaaatggaacattGCCTGGTACTTTGAGACCAACCCATTCACACCCGGAATTTTTATATTCTGAATGCCATAAGAAACTTGCTGTTCATCCCCAATGCATGGTAGAGCAAGAGATGCATCAGCCTAAAAGCAAGATTGATTCTCTGAATGCGCCTTATCCCACTAGGAGCGCTACATTTATCATGTCACCAAAGGCACAATCAGTTGTTGCAAAAGACTCTGCCATGCTCATTAGAAAAGCTACTAAACTTCCATTCAACACCCCTCAAGCGCATAGCCAGACTATCCAATACCAGAATCAGAGAGAGATCCGGGATGAGAGGATGCCTGGCCAAGAAGAAACGCTGAAAGTTTCAACCATTCACCACCTTGCAACTTCTCAGGTTGATACCACTGCTGAGGTCGAATTGTTAAATCGCCAACTATGTGGAATAGATTCTTATATTCAAACGGGCAATATCAGCCCGGCATTGGTTGAACCTTGCCCGGCTAGCACCATCGAGCAGTGGAGAGCTACAATATTGGACTTTATCACTGGTCAATTTCGCTCTGAATCGACCGACGTTTGCACCCGCCTTTACCTCGACTCCAACTCTTTATTCCCAACCGTGTAA
- the CDC5 gene encoding Cell cycle serine/threonine-protein kinase cdc5/MSD2 (EggNog:ENOG410PGS0~COG:T~TransMembrane:1 (i239-258o)~BUSCO:674at33183) has protein sequence MAALSPRSTNILPKPKADVAKKQSAKDLAASKSAPSKNHAPPPPGFVYEPGHAGEKYITGNFLGRGGFAVCYEGKLSRNGRLFAMKVVKSEMPQRKMAEKFRTELQIHSKMRHPNIVTFYRAFAFETNTYVILEMCPNGSVMEMVKKRRCLSLPEVRRFMIQLCGAVKYLHKRNVAHRDLKMGNLFLDRNMNIKVGDFGLAAIILSEKDEKRRKTLCGTPNYIAPEVLDKNKGGHTQKVDIWSLGVIFFAMLTGFPPFQSKTQEEIYKKVRNLTYAWPKDSECLNYIPAEAKGLVSLCLSLDEDERPEPDQIVDHEFFTMYPGCIPGELDSECRYSKPNWIKAQDPRGDRCEIGYSLEYESRYLSRIPHIKDPEDRFTICKNFFYTECGVGRKPTGEIRRPVGKRCSKSAFAECAAEEELGMQPIIPLPLDQVYCYIPEDEDWSVQELRPEIESRFSPVEEEDQARKPSSKVEAATLARTQMALAAQLRRKESQPRSHAAQLRQQALPPRQPTRENPLQHTQTGHHRLKHELPLEAAPAPTTVVQNLLSERPIRCKAPGYHGSLRERTRSSETLSKSASTPSGLMIGRTRAQSRQHLAALAEEKARRDPKPSISFPQGVGSSQGLSESLRIQSVREESQDATDIAPRKPQPKLSHPSGGSLPERRSRSKGHDATRSTSSSGGSRSRSAFGLRPLIRPDEDAEIMPGTSIREVMGDLKAYFSDLCRSRSYSTATLTRTRRRQQKFVPTKPHSYVMKWVDYTNRYGIGYVLDDGSVGCVFKSDNGSPASCVVVRDGERHIRLRTRAKESPDGQVKYSEVDQLVPRGGRPVEFYENIDVDPRGRQGGGVKRVLVDAKGFDTNKHSPCELTIKIRTLDTEKVKRVKLVDQFGKYMIGSLGKDVDDQSPTDTKPGEDASTGQYVRFYQRLGNVGIWGFGDGAFQFNFPDHTKLVLSLPVRRTGNSSDSSTCCQIDFFHLAPSAARYLKAKGKMHPSGFDTRAVITDTANNYFSSLYDEREIASASGKYKFQEILEANSFRQKMDFIIEVLESWITNGRLGGRILSRSASSSSISSSQTSMSRTLSMTSTYPTSLSAGNLDMSCNSSDMFWLGPQEKSWVAPAGGKFVWVTVGAQGGDNKYMSLSLKNDGEIESADIEEVAELKARLKTLTL, from the exons ATGGCGGCCCTGTCCCCTCGCTCCACGAATATCCTCCCGAAACCCAAGGCGGACGTTGCGAAGAAGCAATCCGCAAAAGACCTAGCAGCCTCAAAGTCCGCTCCTTCAAAAAACCATGCGCCGCCTCCTCCCGGATTTGTTTACGAGCCTGGGCATGCCGGAGAAAAGTACATTACCGGAAATTTTTTGGGCAGAGGAGGGTTTGCTGTGTGCTATGAGGGCAAACTGAGTCGGAATGGCCGTCTTTTTGCAATGAAGGTGGTCAAATCGGAAATGCCACAGCGCAAGATGGCGGAAAAG TTTCGCACCGAGCTTCAAATACATTCGAAAATGCGACATCCGAATATCGTAACATTTTACCGTGCATTTGCATTTGAGACTAATACTTACGTTATCCTTGAGATGTGCCCTAATGGTTCTGTCATGGAAATGGTGAAAAAACGGAGATGCCTAAGTCTTCCCGAGGTTCGCAGATTTATGATTCAACTATGCGGTGCGGTCAAATATTTACATAAACGAAATGTTGCCCATCGAGACTTGAAAATGGGAAATTTGTTTCTGGACCGCAATATGAATATCAAAGTCGGAGATTTTGGCTTGGCCGCAATTATCCTGAGTGAAAAGGACGAAAAGAGGCGGAAAACACTGTGCGGGACGCCGAACTATATCGCTCCGGAGGTATTGGACAAAAACAAGGGAGGACATACCCAAAAAGTAGATATTTGGTCCTTGGGAGTTATATT CTTTGCCATGCTCACTGGCTTCCCTCCCTTTCAATCGAAAACgcaagaagaaatctataaaaAAGTTCGAAATCTTACGTACGCTTGGCCAAAGGACTCAGAGTGCCTGAATTATATTCCGGCAGAAGCAAAAGGCCTTGTTAGCTTATGCCTGAGTTTGGACGAAGACGAGCGCCCAGAACCTGATCAGATCGTGGATCATGAATTCTTTACTATGTATCCAGGGTGTATACCTGGTGAACTTGATTCGGAGTGCCGCTACTCGAAGCCAAATTGGATCAAGGCTCAAGATCCTCGCGGAGATAGGTGCGAAATTGGGTACAGCCTCGAGTATGAATCTAGATATCTTTCGAGAATACCTCATATCAAAGACCCGGAAGACAGATTTACTATTTGTAAGAATTTCTTTTACACGGAGTGTGGTGTTGGCAGAAAGCCGACTGGCGAGATACGGCGACCCGTCGGTAAGCGCTGCTCTAAATCAGCATTTGCCGAGTGCGcggcagaagaagaattggGAATGCAGCCAATAATCCCCTTGCCGCTGGATCAAGTCTACTGTTACATTCCAGAAGACGAGGACTGGAGCGTGCAAGAATTGCGCCCTGAGATCGAATCCCGTTTTTCTCCAGTCGAAGAGGAAGATCAAGCTCGAAAGCCATCGTCGAAGGTGGAAGCTGCTACCTTGGCACGTACTCAGATGGCATTGGCAGCGCAATTGAGGCGGAAGGAATCGCAGCCTAGAAGCCACGCAGCACAACTACGACAGCAAGCCTTGCCGCCCCGTCAGCCGACAAGAGAAAACCCCCTACAGCATACTCAAACTGGACATCATAGACTAAAGCACGAATTACCACTTGAGGCGGCACCCGCCCCCACAACAGTCGTCCAAAATTTGCTTAGTGAGCGGCCTATCCGATGCAAAGCACCTGGATACCACGGCTCCCTTCGAGAGAGAACTAGATCTTCGGAAACATTGTCTAAATCCGCATCGACCCCAAGCGGCTTGATGATTGGAAGGACAAGAGCCCAATCGAGACAGCATCTAGCGGCCCTCGCTGAAGAAAAAGCACGGCGCGATCCAAAACCTAGCATTTCTTTTCCTCAGGGTGTTGGATCAAGCCAAGGATTGAGCGAATCCTTACGCATTCAGAGCGTGAGAGAAGAATCACAGGATGCGACTGATATCGCACCCCGGAAGCCACAGCCCAAGCTATCCCACCCAAGCGGGGGAAGCTTGCCCGAACGGAGATCGCGGAGCAAAGGGCATGATGCGACAAGATCCACATCATCCAGTGGTGGTAGCAGGTCGAGATCAGCGTTTGGCCTACGACCTCTTATTCGACCTGACGAGGATGCCGAAATAATGCCTGGGACAAGTATTCGCGAAGTTATGGGAGACTTGAAGGCTTATTTTTCTGACCTCTGTCGTTCTCGCTCGTACTCAACAGCTACTCTCACAAGAACACGACGCCGTCAGCAGAAGTTCGTACCCACAAAGCCGCATTCGTACGTGATGAAATGGGTCGACTACACAAATCGATACGGCATTGGATACGTATTGGATGATGGAAGCGTTGGCTGCGTGTTCAAATCTGATAACGGAAGTCCAGCAAGCTGCGTTGTGGttagagatggagaaaggCATATACGACTAAGGACTCGCGCCAAGGAGAGTCCTGATGGGCAAGTTAAATATTCGGAGGTTGACCAGCTCGTGCCTAGAGGTGGGAGACCAGTTGAATTCTATGAAAACATTGATGTTGATCCTCGCGGACGTCAAGGAGGAGGTGTAAAGAGAGTCCTCGTTGACGCTAAGGGCTTCGACACCAACAAGCATTCACCCTGCGAATTAACAATTAAAATTCGCACGTTGGATACGGAGAAAGTGAAACGAGTCAAGTTGGTTGATCAGTTTGGAAAGTATATGATAGGATCATTGGGAAAAGACGTGGACGACCAGTCTCCGACGGACACCAAACCAGGTGAAGACGCTTCGACTGGACAGTACGTGAGATTTTATCAACGCTTAGGCAACGTTGGAATATGGGGTTTTGGGGACGGCGCTTTCCAG TTCAATTTCCCCGATCACACTAAACTTGTACTATCTCTGCCTGTTCGACGCACCGGCAATTCTTCCGATTCTTCTACATGCTGCCAAATAGATTTCTTTCACCTTGCACCATCTGCTGCACGATATTTGAAGGCGAAGGGAAAGATGCATCCAAGTGGCTTCGATACTCGAGCGGTAATAACAGATACTGCTAACAATTATTTCTCTTCGCTATATGACGAGCGAGAGATAGCCTCTGCTTCTGGAAAATATAAGTTTCAGGAGATACTGGAAGCCAATTCGTTCCGTCAAAAAATGGACTTCATCATCGAGGTCCTAGAGAGTTGGATTACCAACGGCCGATTGGGAGGGAGGATATTATCCAGATCTGCATCCTCATCGTCCATCTCATCTTCTCAAACGTCAATGTCCCGAACGTTGTCTATGACTTCGACATACCCAACATCCCTATCCGCGGGAAATCTTGATATGTCATGCAACTCGTCTGACATGTTCTGGTTGGGCCCTCAAGAGAAATCTTGGGTTGCTCCGGCGGGAGGAAAGTTTGTATGGGTCACTGTTGGTGCCCAAGGTGGAGATAACAAATACATGTCTCTGTCCCTAAAGAACGACGGAGAAATCGAGTCTGCTGACATAGAGGAAGTTGCGGAGTTAAAAGCTAGATTAAAAACGCTTACGTTATGA
- a CDS encoding uncharacterized protein (EggNog:ENOG410PQ6U~COG:S~TransMembrane:1 (o133-152i)~BUSCO:14766at33183) has protein sequence MASITLKISSLIIRTLSKPIANQIKAQAREHERFRRICISFAQMLHRADMRLRLGLLHTNAQIQRQATRGVAEAHAKKRKHQVATVKTEAQVQADEAAAAREQEKNAEPPKPPPTPRIRPLSDAKAIDTGANFISEAFLFMVAGGLIVFESWRSRRKETSRREDVAERLAELEESERTARLGLIALEKEVLKLRAQVEKKTHKDLRPVLPEAIRKLDEEEEPDEPPSLFGRFKANFWWLQKAAWRKNSSESDPTISTSPGASSTSQPKSSTS, from the exons ATGGCCAGCATAACGCTCAAAATTTCTTCGCTCATTATTCGGACGCTTTCGAAGCCGATTGCT AATCAAATTAAAGCACAAGCACGCGAACATGAGCGCTTCCGCCGTATATGCATATCTTTTGCTCAGATGCTCCACCGAGCGGATATGCGACTTCGACTAGGCCTACTACACACCAACGCTCAGATACAACGGCAAGCTACTCGTGGAGTGGCGGAAGCGCATGCTAAGAAACGGAAACATCAGGTTGCAACCGTGAAGACCGAAGCCCAGGTGCAAGCAGATGAAGCGGCTGCGGCAAGAGAGCAAGAAAAGAACGCTGAGCCTCCAAAACCACCTCCAACGCCACGGATACGACCCCTTTCTGATGCAAAGGCGATTGATACCGGAGCAAATTTTATAAGTGAGGCCTTTCTTTTCATGGTTGCTGGTGGTTTGATAGTGTTCGAGTCTTGGAGGTCCCGAAGAAAGGAGACGTCGAGAAGGGAGGATGTGGCAGAACGCCTCGCCGAGCTAGAAGAATCGGAAAGGACCGCCAGGTTGGGCCTTATTGCCTTGGAAAAAGAGGTATTGAAGCTACGGGCTCAGGTTGAGAAAAAGACTCACAAAGATTTGCGGCCGGTCCTGCCGGAAGCCATCCGTAAACtcgacgaagaagaagagcctGATGAGCCCCCAAGTCTGTTCGGGAGGTTTAAAGCCAacttttggtggcttcagaAGGCTGCTTGGAGAAAGAATTCATCAGAGTCTGATCCCACCATCTCAACTTCTCCGGGAGCTTCGTCAACATCTCAACCCAAGTCAAGTACATCTTGA